A region from the Desulfoglaeba alkanexedens ALDC genome encodes:
- the rho gene encoding transcription termination factor Rho — protein sequence MNLVELKKKNIKELLTMARALQIEGASSMRKQELIFALLQAQAEMSGFIYGEGVLEILPDGFGFLRTQDYNYLPGPDDIYVSPSQIRRFNLRTGDTVSGQIRPPKDNERYFALLKVEAVNFEEPEVARDKILFDNLTPIYPDRRIVLETRSDNFSTRVMDLLTPIGFGQRGLIVAPPRTGKTMLLQNIANAVSINHKNAYLIVLLIDERPEEVTDMQRNVRAEVVSSTFDEPAQRHVQVAEMVIEKAKRLVEHKRDVVILLDSITRLARAYNTVVPPSGKILSGGLDSNALHRPKRFFGAARNIEQGGSLTIIATALIETGSRMDEVIFEEFKGTGNLEIQLDRKLADRRIFPAIDINRSGTRKEELLLPPEDLNRIWILRKLLSPLNPVDAMEFLLDKMQGTKDNADFLGSMNR from the coding sequence ATGAACCTGGTCGAACTGAAGAAGAAAAACATCAAGGAGCTCCTCACCATGGCAAGGGCCCTGCAGATCGAGGGGGCCAGTTCCATGCGCAAGCAGGAACTCATCTTCGCCCTGCTGCAGGCCCAGGCCGAAATGAGCGGCTTCATCTACGGAGAAGGAGTGCTGGAAATCCTGCCCGACGGGTTCGGATTTCTCAGGACCCAGGATTATAACTACCTTCCCGGCCCCGACGACATCTACGTCTCCCCCTCTCAGATCCGCCGGTTCAACCTCCGAACGGGCGATACCGTCTCCGGGCAGATCCGCCCGCCCAAGGATAACGAACGCTACTTCGCCCTCCTCAAGGTGGAAGCCGTCAATTTCGAAGAACCGGAAGTGGCGCGAGACAAGATTCTCTTCGACAACCTGACCCCCATTTACCCCGACCGGCGCATCGTGCTCGAAACCCGGTCCGACAACTTTTCGACCCGGGTCATGGATCTTCTCACGCCCATCGGCTTCGGCCAGCGTGGCCTCATCGTGGCTCCGCCCCGCACCGGCAAGACCATGCTCCTTCAGAACATCGCCAACGCCGTTTCCATCAATCACAAGAACGCCTACCTGATCGTGCTGCTCATCGATGAACGCCCGGAAGAAGTCACCGACATGCAGCGGAACGTGCGGGCCGAGGTGGTAAGTTCCACGTTCGACGAACCGGCACAGCGGCACGTCCAGGTGGCTGAAATGGTGATCGAGAAGGCGAAACGCCTGGTGGAACACAAGCGCGACGTGGTGATCCTCCTCGACAGCATCACGCGCCTCGCCCGCGCCTATAACACCGTGGTGCCTCCCAGCGGCAAAATCCTTTCGGGCGGGCTGGATTCCAACGCCCTTCACCGGCCGAAGCGCTTTTTCGGAGCGGCGCGCAACATCGAACAAGGCGGGAGTCTCACCATCATCGCCACGGCGCTTATCGAGACCGGAAGCCGTATGGACGAAGTGATCTTCGAAGAATTCAAGGGCACGGGCAACCTGGAAATCCAGCTGGACCGCAAGCTCGCCGACCGCCGCATCTTCCCGGCCATCGACATCAACCGTTCCGGAACACGCAAGGAGGAACTGCTGCTGCCTCCCGAGGACCTGAACCGCATCTGGATTCTCCGAAAGTTGCTTTCACCCCTGAATCCCGTGGACGCCATGGAATTCCTGCTGGACAAGATGCAGGGCACCAAGGACAATGCCGACTTTTTGGGGTCCATGAACCGGTAG
- the fliW gene encoding flagellar assembly protein FliW, with amino-acid sequence MQIQTSRFGLLNLEETTFICFPWGIPGFENLKRYVLLQHRDGPFQWLQAVDDPDVAFVVCPPEVVGVLYRIGSDQGKPIRVEKAEDLAVFVLVSFDRAGKNIRAHLRSPLLVNAATREGYQWILDAEDLPKVTVPAPQKEPGKTSTP; translated from the coding sequence ATGCAGATTCAAACTTCGCGATTCGGCCTCCTGAATCTGGAAGAAACCACCTTCATCTGTTTTCCGTGGGGTATCCCAGGGTTCGAAAACTTGAAGCGGTACGTCCTGCTGCAACATCGCGACGGCCCTTTCCAATGGCTCCAGGCGGTGGACGATCCCGATGTGGCTTTCGTGGTCTGTCCACCGGAAGTGGTGGGCGTCCTATACCGGATCGGTTCGGACCAGGGAAAGCCCATCCGCGTGGAAAAGGCGGAGGATCTGGCCGTCTTCGTACTTGTCTCCTTCGATCGGGCGGGCAAGAACATCCGCGCTCACCTGCGGAGTCCACTCCTGGTGAATGCCGCGACGCGGGAAGGGTACCAGTGGATCCTCGATGCCGAAGACCTGCCCAAGGTCACCGTACCGGCGCCTCAGAAAGAACCCGGAAAAACTTCCACCCCGTGA
- the csrA gene encoding carbon storage regulator CsrA: MLILTRKVGESIRIGDDIEVMVTAVDQNKVRLGIRSPRHIPVFREEIYRKIQEENREAVGLEAGDLDEMLSQYAERK, translated from the coding sequence ATGCTGATCCTGACCCGCAAGGTGGGCGAGTCGATCCGAATCGGGGACGATATCGAGGTGATGGTGACGGCCGTGGACCAGAACAAGGTCCGGCTGGGTATCCGAAGTCCTCGGCACATTCCGGTTTTCCGAGAGGAGATTTACCGGAAGATCCAGGAAGAAAACCGAGAGGCGGTGGGGCTCGAAGCCGGCGACCTGGATGAAATGCTCTCGCAATACGCCGAAAGGAAATAA
- a CDS encoding J domain-containing protein has product MPVRPTSQKSTTPEDYRILDLEPGATREDAKRAYRRLAKQWHPDRFHNFPEYERIEAENRFKRITEAYVRIQDELPEERPAVRSGARSAEASGGTPRASEAARGQRSKEASSTRPSRRRSASPFGRARERGWKALASARGHPWAGALAALVLLTLLTGPWTQTPDTPVPGRNTTPSGGVPGSAPSLPREGPHAKALETMRPPHEPVGLEDVALPPPSRRQPSSTGAVRRDAFSLGSSEKQVLAVQGPPDKVQGNVWLYGLSDIRFRDGVVIGYNNFDGRLKVMLSPPAASPDVEEASFFSPGATQDEVLRVQGTPTRVEGNHWFYGFSEVHFVDGRVASFDNYFGNLKIRMLPASPPQAGENAFTIGSTKDQVLAVQGTPSSIRGNIWFYRFSDVLFRDGKVSWVNDPSGNLKFVPPETLTRKENPES; this is encoded by the coding sequence ATGCCGGTCAGACCGACATCCCAAAAGTCCACTACGCCCGAAGATTACCGGATCCTCGACCTGGAACCCGGAGCCACCCGGGAAGATGCCAAGCGGGCTTACCGGCGATTGGCCAAACAATGGCATCCGGATCGTTTCCACAACTTCCCCGAATACGAACGGATCGAAGCCGAAAACCGGTTCAAACGGATCACCGAAGCCTACGTCCGCATTCAAGACGAGTTGCCGGAGGAAAGGCCCGCCGTGCGTTCCGGAGCGCGGTCTGCTGAAGCTTCGGGGGGGACCCCAAGGGCCTCCGAGGCCGCGCGCGGACAGCGTTCGAAGGAAGCAAGCTCGACCCGACCGTCCCGCCGAAGATCCGCATCGCCTTTCGGGCGTGCGAGGGAACGCGGGTGGAAGGCCTTGGCGTCCGCCCGCGGACACCCGTGGGCCGGAGCCCTCGCCGCGCTGGTCCTTCTTACGCTTCTTACCGGGCCTTGGACCCAAACGCCGGACACCCCCGTTCCAGGGCGCAACACGACGCCTTCGGGCGGTGTGCCGGGATCGGCGCCGTCGCTTCCGCGGGAAGGGCCTCACGCTAAGGCGTTGGAAACGATGAGGCCTCCTCACGAACCGGTCGGCCTGGAAGACGTGGCATTGCCGCCTCCTTCGCGGCGTCAGCCCTCATCCACGGGAGCGGTCCGTCGCGATGCGTTTTCCTTGGGGTCTTCGGAAAAACAGGTTCTGGCGGTCCAAGGCCCCCCGGACAAGGTACAGGGAAACGTCTGGCTGTACGGCCTGTCCGACATCCGCTTCCGGGACGGCGTGGTGATCGGTTACAACAACTTCGACGGGCGACTGAAGGTCATGCTCTCTCCCCCGGCTGCGTCACCGGACGTCGAGGAAGCGTCTTTTTTCTCGCCGGGGGCGACCCAGGACGAGGTCCTTCGAGTCCAGGGCACCCCCACCCGGGTTGAAGGGAACCACTGGTTCTACGGCTTCAGCGAGGTCCACTTTGTCGACGGCCGCGTCGCATCCTTCGACAACTACTTTGGGAACCTGAAGATTCGCATGCTTCCCGCATCCCCGCCGCAGGCCGGGGAAAACGCTTTCACCATCGGTTCCACCAAGGATCAGGTCCTAGCGGTCCAGGGCACGCCGAGCAGCATCCGGGGAAACATCTGGTTCTACCGGTTTTCGGATGTCCTTTTCAGAGACGGGAAAGTGAGCTGGGTGAACGACCCTTCCGGCAACCTTAAATTCGTTCCCCCGGAGACGCTGACCCGAAAGGAAAACCCCGAATCCTGA
- a CDS encoding HDOD domain-containing protein: MSSSQMAVPLDEIMHSAEHLPPFPNVVQKVMPLLKRMAPVEEIEAVIRFDPAIAARVIALSRSPFYARRASVHSLRDAIISLGQRQLVQVILAACAARFQTDDMESYDLRAGELWEHAVATAIMADRLAEELRHEERLTLYTAGLLHDIGKTILNHRMKDYFDAIFSAVRQERMHFLEAERRVLGIDHQELGAVICRRWRFPERVVAGIGYHHRPSDAGRHRDVASILYAANRMVCAMGIGAGVDGFLNPNEDKVFDALRISGRMIDRLMAEVFAILDETRQFLAS, encoded by the coding sequence ATGTCGAGTTCCCAAATGGCGGTGCCCCTGGATGAGATCATGCATTCGGCCGAACATCTGCCGCCGTTTCCCAACGTTGTCCAGAAGGTGATGCCGCTGCTCAAGAGAATGGCGCCGGTGGAAGAAATCGAAGCCGTCATTCGGTTCGATCCCGCCATCGCCGCACGGGTGATCGCTTTGAGCCGTTCTCCCTTCTACGCCAGGCGCGCCAGCGTCCATTCGCTGCGAGACGCCATCATATCGCTGGGACAGCGGCAGCTGGTGCAGGTCATCTTGGCCGCCTGCGCCGCGCGCTTTCAGACGGACGACATGGAAAGCTATGACCTCCGGGCCGGCGAACTCTGGGAACACGCGGTGGCGACGGCCATCATGGCGGACAGACTGGCGGAGGAACTGAGGCATGAGGAGCGGTTGACCCTCTATACCGCCGGGCTTCTCCACGACATCGGAAAGACCATCCTGAATCATCGGATGAAGGACTACTTCGATGCCATCTTCTCCGCCGTCCGGCAGGAACGGATGCATTTTCTCGAAGCCGAGCGTCGTGTGCTCGGGATCGATCATCAGGAATTGGGAGCGGTCATCTGCCGCAGGTGGCGGTTTCCGGAAAGGGTGGTCGCGGGCATCGGGTATCACCACCGCCCGAGCGATGCGGGTAGGCACCGGGACGTGGCTTCCATCCTTTATGCGGCGAACCGAATGGTCTGTGCCATGGGCATCGGGGCCGGAGTGGACGGGTTCCTCAATCCCAACGAGGACAAGGTCTTCGATGCGCTGCGAATCTCGGGGCGGATGATCGACCGGCTCATGGCCGAGGTGTTCGCCATTCTGGACGAAACCCGCCAGTTCCTGGCTTCGTGA